In Bactrocera oleae isolate idBacOlea1 chromosome 5, idBacOlea1, whole genome shotgun sequence, a genomic segment contains:
- the slpr gene encoding uncharacterized protein slpr isoform X1, producing MPAHCLTNNDHSPPETKPMLAINEKQHTEASHALQRNHSDGNGEVHANGNANITNQQQRQQTAGSNNNSSSAHETTQLPPLPDGPLWSVLYDYDAKGEDELTLRRGQIVVVLSMDSNISGDEGWWTGKIGDKVGIFPSNFVTDQDPMLPDVPSAIGDIQPHEIDYAELDVGEVIGAGGFCKVHRGYYSGEEVAIKVAPQAGPDVESNRDNVLQEAKLFWVVKHENIVALRGVCLKPPDLCLVMEYARGGSLNHILARGKIPPDVLVNWAIQIARGMNYLHNEAPISIIHRDLKSSNVLILEEIIAGSLHNKTLKITDFGLARELYNTTRISTAGTYAWMPPEVIKSSTYSKSSDVWSYGVLLWELITGETPYKGFDSYSVVFGIAVNMLTLPIPKTCPDAWGKLMKSCWENDPHKRPGFRDILTKLEDIARSGFTLTPQESFNTMQDAWKKEIAEVLQELRLKEKRFQAIEEELRTKEERLNRVQSEQDEQAMNLKRFAEQLKLREMALIGRELQIAQQTPTPNRRRGKFSKVKLKLLKKNEVQISLPTDFRHTVTAIHDKPLTDTPPGSPAISQVRIVALTPPQLPPDGYKGKTWGPSTVHQRERPHLPALLATEWSGPASTNSLFSKSAPNLDKKAVRPTQLHYMQHSHLPHHTLRQHSPHHHRHQHLPSHHSHAHHFEYKFGSMPCSPTTPTYASDACIGYNESGYNSKDWCSPLHALPAAAGAGTSIVDAPLPIMSPNPYLLSRFTSNIPMPTLYAGDAVRKPKLSVIEVLLYNMAALLAGVAAGYDVRISNVSPVHPMLLSDVPALKAPMEMEFPNVLDERSRFAANTYHGTGNKHNRATLNAATFTRLEEQRAPLHQSPRGSPKLHAAAPSYYFQKHALPPTDSKLALQQQKQTLQHQQLPLTGSTTSGLGSNFTNNTSALLSSSLGSHTQPPTPSPRRKISTSSFTENLEYSLHDDTPPTRAFDDDFNAGSGMPPSATQYTRADYLRHGPSFSNDGGAYGAGVHRAGYFGSNYFPYRPEVQLAYQRDCKSYPDYSYDYNHRLPNYYDYNYDPQQPHQQSTPKHQQQQAQQHYQTRTPPPRVPQMGVSAAGHRRTPSTISNSSNINQGFSFDRDELHATDLYDYNNLNLQLNINMGAGGASDYAHYRELPPPPPAPIGVVPPPSKHELYKSSPKMAQRLKRGGAGGSMGGADTGGGLNRIRDYENIPAYIGSPLHRTKFHNTLAQQQHLQQLQQHQSLFSTPQHSLYTHTPHAQSTPLSPIHMKPLSAQERPVSLPFEQTTATLGFNGSASNKLRSSLKKYNYKTPNGGAVANAGNGADLVGTNMSNGLNVVGGNGVAKRAGSISSQQGTPTNPTPPDSLTSDDSSYLSAKEGSISSQHSRVRFSPEAFLDASSGNGSINNSNSNNGGSGSASGYLNQSTISLFNRRISRRHTSDMSAGTPPSS from the exons ATGCCTGCACACTGTTTAACCAATAACGATCACTCGCCGCCTGAAACCAAACCAATGCTCGCTATCAACGAGAAGCAACACACAGAAGCGTCACACGCACTACAACGCAACCATAGCGATGGCAATGGAGAAGTGCATGCCAATGGCAATGCCAACATCACcaaccaacaacaacgccaacagACTGCCGGCAgtaataacaacagcagcagtgcCCACGAAACAACACAGTTACCACCATTGCCAGACGGGCCGCTATGGTCGGTGCTTTACGATTACGATGCCAAAGGCGAGGATGAGTTGACACTGCGTCGCGGTCAAATTGTAGTCGTGCTATCCATGGATAGCAATATATCGGGTGATGAGGGCTGGTGGACGGGCAAAATTGGCGATAAG GTCGGCATTTTTCCCAGTAACTTTGTGACAGACCAAGATCCTATGCTGCCGGACGTGCCCTCTGCCATAGGAGACATACAACCGCACGAAATTGACTATGCCGAGCTCGATGTGGGCGAGGTGATTGGCGCTGGCGGCTTTTGCAAGGTGCACCGCGGCTATTACAGCGGCGAAGAGGTTGCTATTAAGGTGGCGCCGCAAGCTGGTCCCGATGTCGAATCGAATCGCGACAATGTGTTGCAAGAAGCGAAGCTATTCTGGGTCGTCAAACACGAAAACATAGTGGCACTGCGTGGCGTCTGCCTAAAGCCGCCCGATCTATGTCTAGTGATGGAGTATGCGCGCGGCGGCAGTTTAAACCACATTTTGGCGCGTGGCAAGATTCCGCCCGATGTGCTGGTCAACTGGGCGATACAGATAGCACGTGGCATGAACTACCTGCACAATGAAGCGCCCATCTCGATTATACACCGCGATCTGAAGAGTTCCAATG TGCTCATTTTGGAGGAAATCATTGCCGGCAGTCTGCACAATAAAACACTGAAGATCACCGATTTCGGTTTGGCGCGAGAGCTTTACAACACAACACGCATATCAACGGCGGGCACATACGCTTGGATGCCGCCGGAAGTGATAAAGAGCAGCACGTACTCCAA ATCGTCGGATGTTTGGAGCTACGGTGTGCTGCTGTGGGAGCTCATCACAGGCGAAACGCCATACAAAGGTTTCGATTCGTACTCAGTCGTGTTTGGCATTGCAGTGAATATGCTAACGCTGCCCATACCGAAAACTTGCCCGGATGCATGGGGAAAACTCATGAAAA GCTGCTGGGAGAATGACCCGCATAAGCGGCCGGGTTTCAGGGATATACTAACGAAGCTGGAAGACATTGCACGTTCAGGTTTCACGCTGACGCCACAGGAATCGTTCAACACCATGCAAGATGCCTGGAAGAAGGAGATAGCCGAGGTGCTGCAAGAGTTGCGCTTGAAAGAAAAG CGTTTCCAAGCAATCGAGGAG GAATTGCGCACCAAAGAGGAACGCTTGAATCGTGTGCAGAGCGAACAGGACGAACAGGCTATGAATCTGAAACGCTTTGCCGAGCAGTTAAAGCTGCGCGAGATGGCCTTAATTGGGCGAGAGCTGCAAATTGCACAACAAACGCCCACACCGAATCGTAGGCGTGGCAAGTTCAGCAAAGTGAAACTCAAA CTGCTTAAAAAGAACGAAGTGCAAATTTCACTACCAACCGACTTCCGGCACACAGTGACGGCGATACACGACAAACCATTGACTGATACACCGCCTGGCTCACCAGCGATTTCCCAAGTGCGCATCGTGGCAC TCACGCCACCGCAATTGCCGCCCGACGGTTACAAAGGCAAGACGTGGGGTCCTTCGACAGTGCACCAGCGCGAGCGTCCCCACCTGCCGGCGCTGCTTGCCACCGAATGGTCCGGCCCCGCTTCGACCAACTCCTTGTTCAGCAAGAGTGCACCGAATCTGGACAAGAAGGCTGTGCGGCCCACACAACTGCACTATATGCAGCATAGCCACCTGCCGCATCACACACTGCGCCAGCATTCGCCACACCATCACCGACACCAACATTTGCCGTCACACCATTCGCATGCGCACCATTTcgaatataaatttggttcgaTGCCGTGCTCGCCGACCACACCGACCTATGCATCGGACGCCTGCATCGGCTACAATGAGTCAG GCTACAATTCCAAAGACTGGTGCTCGCCTTTACATGCGCTGCCAGCCGCCGCTGGCGCCGGCACTTCCATCGTGGACGCGCCGCTGCCCATTATGTCGCCCAATCCCTACCTGCTGAGCCGCTTTACTTCCAACATTCCCATGCCCACGCTGTATGCCGGCGATGCGGTGCGCAAGCCGAAACTTTCTGTCATCGAAGTGCTACTCTACAATATGGCCGCGCTGCTTGCCGGCGTCGCCGCTGGCTATGACGTGCGCATTTCGAACGTGTCGCCAGTGCATCCAATGCTGCTCAGTGATGTGCCCGCATTAAAAGCACCCATGGAAATGGAGTTTCCGAACGTTTTGGATGAGCGCAGCCGCTTTGCCGCTAACACTTATCATGGTACTGGCAACAAGCACAATCG CGCCACCTTGAACGCAGCCACATTCACGCGTTTAGAGGAACAGCGCGCTCCTCTGCATCAGAGCCCGCGCGGCTCGCCCAAACTGCATGCCGCCGCGCCTAGCTATTACTTCCAAAAGCATGCGTTGCCTCCGACTGACAGCAAGCTAGCATTGCAACAGCAGAAGCAAACGCTGCAGCATCAACAGCTGCCACTAACTGGCTCCACCACAAGCGGCTTAGGCTCCAATTTCACCAACAATACCTCCGCGCTGCTTTCGTCTTCACTGGGCAGTCATACGCAGCCGCCAACACCTTCGCCGCGTCGCAAAATCAGCACCTCTTCATTTACTGAGAATCTCGAGTATTCGCTACATGATGACACGCCACCAACGCGCGCGTTTGACGACGACTTTAACGCTGGCAGTGGCATGCCACCATCTGCAACGCAATATACGCGCGCTGATTATTTGCGCCACGGCCCGAGTTTCTCCAACGATGGCGGCGCCTATGGCGCAGGTGTGCATCGGGCTGGCTACTTCG GCTCCAACTATTTTCCGTATCGGCCAGAGGTGCAGTTGGCGTATCAACGCGATTGCAAATCGTATCCGGACTACTCTTACGACTACAATCACCGTCTGCCCAATTACTACGACTACAACTACGACCCACAGCAGCCGCATCAGCAATCAACGCCAAAGCATCAGCAGCAACAAGCTCAGCAGCACTACCAAACGCGTACACCGCCGCCACGCGTGCCCCAAATGGGCGTCAGCGCTGCTGGTCATCGACGCACACCGTCAACGATCTCTAATAGCTCCAACATCAATCAGGGCTTCTCTTTCGATCGCGATGAGCTGCATGCGACAGATTTATATGACTACAACAATCTCAATTTGCAGCTGAACATTAATATGGGCGCCGGCGGTGCGTCTGACTACGCGCACTATCGCGAGCTACCGCCACCGCCTCCCGCACCGATTGGCGTAGTGCCACCACCCAGCAAACATGAGCTGTATAAGAGCTCACCCAAGATGGCTCAGCGCTTGAAGCGCGGTGGTGCCGGCGGCAGCATGGGTGGTGCCGACACAGGTGGCGGCTTGAATCGTATACGCGACTATGAAAATATACCCGCCTACATTGGCAGCCCATTGCACCGGACAAAGTTTCACAACACTTTGGCGCAGCAACAGCATCTGCAACAATTGCAGCAACATCAGTCGCTCTTTAGTACACCGCAGCATAGTCTCTACACGCACACGCCACACGCGCAGTCAACGCCGCTGAGTCCAATACACATGAAACCGTTAAGCGCGCAAGAGCGCCCAGTCTCGCTGCCTTTCGAACAGACAACAGCAACATTAGGCTTCAACGGCAGCGCATCCAACAAACTACGTTCGTCGCTCAAGAAATACAACTATAAGACACCTAACGGCGGCGCTGTGGCTAATGCCGGTAACGGCGCTGATTTGGTGGGCACCAACATGAGCAATGGTCTCAACGTAGTGGGTGGCAACGGTGTCGCCAAGCGCGCAGGCAGCATTTCTTCACAGCAGGGCACGCCCACTAATCCCACTCCGCCCGATTCGCTCACCAGCGATGACAGCTCGTATCTGAGTGCCAAAGAGGGCTCCATTTCCTCGCAGCACAGCCGCGTGCGTTTCAGCCCCGAAGCGTTCCTGGACGCCAGCAGCGGCAATGGCAGCAttaacaatagcaacagcaacaatggcGGCAGCGGCAGCGCTAGCGGCTATCTCAATCAATCGACAATATCGCTTTTCAATCGACGCATATCGCGGCGCCACACCAGCGACATGTCCGCCGGCACTCCACCATCCTCCTAG
- the slpr gene encoding uncharacterized protein slpr isoform X3 produces MPAHCLTNNDHSPPETKPMLAINEKQHTEASHALQRNHSDGNGEVHANGNANITNQQQRQQTAGSNNNSSSAHETTQLPPLPDGPLWSVLYDYDAKGEDELTLRRGQIVVVLSMDSNISGDEGWWTGKIGDKVGIFPSNFVTDQDPMLPDVPSAIGDIQPHEIDYAELDVGEVIGAGGFCKVHRGYYSGEEVAIKVAPQAGPDVESNRDNVLQEAKLFWVVKHENIVALRGVCLKPPDLCLVMEYARGGSLNHILARGKIPPDVLVNWAIQIARGMNYLHNEAPISIIHRDLKSSNVLILEEIIAGSLHNKTLKITDFGLARELYNTTRISTAGTYAWMPPEVIKSSTYSKSSDVWSYGVLLWELITGETPYKGFDSYSVVFGIAVNMLTLPIPKTCPDAWGKLMKSCWENDPHKRPGFRDILTKLEDIARSGFTLTPQESFNTMQDAWKKEIAEVLQELRLKEKRFQAIEEELRTKEERLNRVQSEQDEQAMNLKRFAEQLKLREMALIGRELQIAQQTPTPNRRRGKFSKVKLKLLKKNEVQISLPTDFRHTVTAIHDKPLTDTPPGSPAISQVRIVARYNSKDWCSPLHALPAAAGAGTSIVDAPLPIMSPNPYLLSRFTSNIPMPTLYAGDAVRKPKLSVIEVLLYNMAALLAGVAAGYDVRISNVSPVHPMLLSDVPALKAPMEMEFPNVLDERSRFAANTYHGTGNKHNRATLNAATFTRLEEQRAPLHQSPRGSPKLHAAAPSYYFQKHALPPTDSKLALQQQKQTLQHQQLPLTGSTTSGLGSNFTNNTSALLSSSLGSHTQPPTPSPRRKISTSSFTENLEYSLHDDTPPTRAFDDDFNAGSGMPPSATQYTRADYLRHGPSFSNDGGAYGAGVHRAGYFGSNYFPYRPEVQLAYQRDCKSYPDYSYDYNHRLPNYYDYNYDPQQPHQQSTPKHQQQQAQQHYQTRTPPPRVPQMGVSAAGHRRTPSTISNSSNINQGFSFDRDELHATDLYDYNNLNLQLNINMGAGGASDYAHYRELPPPPPAPIGVVPPPSKHELYKSSPKMAQRLKRGGAGGSMGGADTGGGLNRIRDYENIPAYIGSPLHRTKFHNTLAQQQHLQQLQQHQSLFSTPQHSLYTHTPHAQSTPLSPIHMKPLSAQERPVSLPFEQTTATLGFNGSASNKLRSSLKKYNYKTPNGGAVANAGNGADLVGTNMSNGLNVVGGNGVAKRAGSISSQQGTPTNPTPPDSLTSDDSSYLSAKEGSISSQHSRVRFSPEAFLDASSGNGSINNSNSNNGGSGSASGYLNQSTISLFNRRISRRHTSDMSAGTPPSS; encoded by the exons ATGCCTGCACACTGTTTAACCAATAACGATCACTCGCCGCCTGAAACCAAACCAATGCTCGCTATCAACGAGAAGCAACACACAGAAGCGTCACACGCACTACAACGCAACCATAGCGATGGCAATGGAGAAGTGCATGCCAATGGCAATGCCAACATCACcaaccaacaacaacgccaacagACTGCCGGCAgtaataacaacagcagcagtgcCCACGAAACAACACAGTTACCACCATTGCCAGACGGGCCGCTATGGTCGGTGCTTTACGATTACGATGCCAAAGGCGAGGATGAGTTGACACTGCGTCGCGGTCAAATTGTAGTCGTGCTATCCATGGATAGCAATATATCGGGTGATGAGGGCTGGTGGACGGGCAAAATTGGCGATAAG GTCGGCATTTTTCCCAGTAACTTTGTGACAGACCAAGATCCTATGCTGCCGGACGTGCCCTCTGCCATAGGAGACATACAACCGCACGAAATTGACTATGCCGAGCTCGATGTGGGCGAGGTGATTGGCGCTGGCGGCTTTTGCAAGGTGCACCGCGGCTATTACAGCGGCGAAGAGGTTGCTATTAAGGTGGCGCCGCAAGCTGGTCCCGATGTCGAATCGAATCGCGACAATGTGTTGCAAGAAGCGAAGCTATTCTGGGTCGTCAAACACGAAAACATAGTGGCACTGCGTGGCGTCTGCCTAAAGCCGCCCGATCTATGTCTAGTGATGGAGTATGCGCGCGGCGGCAGTTTAAACCACATTTTGGCGCGTGGCAAGATTCCGCCCGATGTGCTGGTCAACTGGGCGATACAGATAGCACGTGGCATGAACTACCTGCACAATGAAGCGCCCATCTCGATTATACACCGCGATCTGAAGAGTTCCAATG TGCTCATTTTGGAGGAAATCATTGCCGGCAGTCTGCACAATAAAACACTGAAGATCACCGATTTCGGTTTGGCGCGAGAGCTTTACAACACAACACGCATATCAACGGCGGGCACATACGCTTGGATGCCGCCGGAAGTGATAAAGAGCAGCACGTACTCCAA ATCGTCGGATGTTTGGAGCTACGGTGTGCTGCTGTGGGAGCTCATCACAGGCGAAACGCCATACAAAGGTTTCGATTCGTACTCAGTCGTGTTTGGCATTGCAGTGAATATGCTAACGCTGCCCATACCGAAAACTTGCCCGGATGCATGGGGAAAACTCATGAAAA GCTGCTGGGAGAATGACCCGCATAAGCGGCCGGGTTTCAGGGATATACTAACGAAGCTGGAAGACATTGCACGTTCAGGTTTCACGCTGACGCCACAGGAATCGTTCAACACCATGCAAGATGCCTGGAAGAAGGAGATAGCCGAGGTGCTGCAAGAGTTGCGCTTGAAAGAAAAG CGTTTCCAAGCAATCGAGGAG GAATTGCGCACCAAAGAGGAACGCTTGAATCGTGTGCAGAGCGAACAGGACGAACAGGCTATGAATCTGAAACGCTTTGCCGAGCAGTTAAAGCTGCGCGAGATGGCCTTAATTGGGCGAGAGCTGCAAATTGCACAACAAACGCCCACACCGAATCGTAGGCGTGGCAAGTTCAGCAAAGTGAAACTCAAA CTGCTTAAAAAGAACGAAGTGCAAATTTCACTACCAACCGACTTCCGGCACACAGTGACGGCGATACACGACAAACCATTGACTGATACACCGCCTGGCTCACCAGCGATTTCCCAAGTGCGCATCGTGGCAC GCTACAATTCCAAAGACTGGTGCTCGCCTTTACATGCGCTGCCAGCCGCCGCTGGCGCCGGCACTTCCATCGTGGACGCGCCGCTGCCCATTATGTCGCCCAATCCCTACCTGCTGAGCCGCTTTACTTCCAACATTCCCATGCCCACGCTGTATGCCGGCGATGCGGTGCGCAAGCCGAAACTTTCTGTCATCGAAGTGCTACTCTACAATATGGCCGCGCTGCTTGCCGGCGTCGCCGCTGGCTATGACGTGCGCATTTCGAACGTGTCGCCAGTGCATCCAATGCTGCTCAGTGATGTGCCCGCATTAAAAGCACCCATGGAAATGGAGTTTCCGAACGTTTTGGATGAGCGCAGCCGCTTTGCCGCTAACACTTATCATGGTACTGGCAACAAGCACAATCG CGCCACCTTGAACGCAGCCACATTCACGCGTTTAGAGGAACAGCGCGCTCCTCTGCATCAGAGCCCGCGCGGCTCGCCCAAACTGCATGCCGCCGCGCCTAGCTATTACTTCCAAAAGCATGCGTTGCCTCCGACTGACAGCAAGCTAGCATTGCAACAGCAGAAGCAAACGCTGCAGCATCAACAGCTGCCACTAACTGGCTCCACCACAAGCGGCTTAGGCTCCAATTTCACCAACAATACCTCCGCGCTGCTTTCGTCTTCACTGGGCAGTCATACGCAGCCGCCAACACCTTCGCCGCGTCGCAAAATCAGCACCTCTTCATTTACTGAGAATCTCGAGTATTCGCTACATGATGACACGCCACCAACGCGCGCGTTTGACGACGACTTTAACGCTGGCAGTGGCATGCCACCATCTGCAACGCAATATACGCGCGCTGATTATTTGCGCCACGGCCCGAGTTTCTCCAACGATGGCGGCGCCTATGGCGCAGGTGTGCATCGGGCTGGCTACTTCG GCTCCAACTATTTTCCGTATCGGCCAGAGGTGCAGTTGGCGTATCAACGCGATTGCAAATCGTATCCGGACTACTCTTACGACTACAATCACCGTCTGCCCAATTACTACGACTACAACTACGACCCACAGCAGCCGCATCAGCAATCAACGCCAAAGCATCAGCAGCAACAAGCTCAGCAGCACTACCAAACGCGTACACCGCCGCCACGCGTGCCCCAAATGGGCGTCAGCGCTGCTGGTCATCGACGCACACCGTCAACGATCTCTAATAGCTCCAACATCAATCAGGGCTTCTCTTTCGATCGCGATGAGCTGCATGCGACAGATTTATATGACTACAACAATCTCAATTTGCAGCTGAACATTAATATGGGCGCCGGCGGTGCGTCTGACTACGCGCACTATCGCGAGCTACCGCCACCGCCTCCCGCACCGATTGGCGTAGTGCCACCACCCAGCAAACATGAGCTGTATAAGAGCTCACCCAAGATGGCTCAGCGCTTGAAGCGCGGTGGTGCCGGCGGCAGCATGGGTGGTGCCGACACAGGTGGCGGCTTGAATCGTATACGCGACTATGAAAATATACCCGCCTACATTGGCAGCCCATTGCACCGGACAAAGTTTCACAACACTTTGGCGCAGCAACAGCATCTGCAACAATTGCAGCAACATCAGTCGCTCTTTAGTACACCGCAGCATAGTCTCTACACGCACACGCCACACGCGCAGTCAACGCCGCTGAGTCCAATACACATGAAACCGTTAAGCGCGCAAGAGCGCCCAGTCTCGCTGCCTTTCGAACAGACAACAGCAACATTAGGCTTCAACGGCAGCGCATCCAACAAACTACGTTCGTCGCTCAAGAAATACAACTATAAGACACCTAACGGCGGCGCTGTGGCTAATGCCGGTAACGGCGCTGATTTGGTGGGCACCAACATGAGCAATGGTCTCAACGTAGTGGGTGGCAACGGTGTCGCCAAGCGCGCAGGCAGCATTTCTTCACAGCAGGGCACGCCCACTAATCCCACTCCGCCCGATTCGCTCACCAGCGATGACAGCTCGTATCTGAGTGCCAAAGAGGGCTCCATTTCCTCGCAGCACAGCCGCGTGCGTTTCAGCCCCGAAGCGTTCCTGGACGCCAGCAGCGGCAATGGCAGCAttaacaatagcaacagcaacaatggcGGCAGCGGCAGCGCTAGCGGCTATCTCAATCAATCGACAATATCGCTTTTCAATCGACGCATATCGCGGCGCCACACCAGCGACATGTCCGCCGGCACTCCACCATCCTCCTAG